The stretch of DNA TGGTATGATCCGCTCGGTCACGCCTGTTCTTGACGCCATGCTGGATTTGCAAGGTCCTTTGGCTATCATGCGTACGATCGCCGATGTCGCGCGTCTGAACGATGCCGACCTGCCCACGATCCTGTTACACCTTGCACGGCGACTGGCCCGGCGTCCCTCGCGAGATACAGCCGATCTGCGTTTTCTCGACGTTGGCCGCTTTCGCGCGGCACGCGATGAAATCGCCTCACACCCATGGAATCAGCCGCCTTCCCCGACGCCAGCCGGCCGCGCCGCCCACGTCCGTTCGATCCGACGCGCGCATGGCCACGATGGTATCCATAGCCGCACAACGCATCCCCCCATGATCTGCCCACTGCTGGCGCAGCCCGTGGTGGAACTGTGCCTGCGGATACCGAGCTGGCGGTGGATTACCAGGGGACAGGACCGTTCGGTGGCACGGGATGCTTTCGCCGGGGATCTTCCAGCCCAGATCGTCGCGCGTCGCTCGAAAGGCGGCCCTTCGGGATTTACCGAAGCGCTGTTTCTGGCGCACCAGCAGCACATCGTGCAACGCCTTCACGATGGCCTGCTGAAACGCGAGGGCGTGGTCCACGATCTCCCGGCGCCGGATGAGAGGCTATCGCTCGAACCTGGCGCCGGG from Novosphingobium sp. 9 encodes:
- a CDS encoding asparagine synthase-related protein, with protein sequence MIRSVTPVLDAMLDLQGPLAIMRTIADVARLNDADLPTILLHLARRLARRPSRDTADLRFLDVGRFRAARDEIASHPWNQPPSPTPAGRAAHVRSIRRAHGHDGIHSRTTHPPMICPLLAQPVVELCLRIPSWRWITRGQDRSVARDAFAGDLPAQIVARRSKGGPSGFTEALFLAHQQHIVQRLHDGLLKREGVVHDLPAPDERLSLEPGAGRRLLALLAAENWAQAWQQSSR